The Nymphaea colorata isolate Beijing-Zhang1983 chromosome 7, ASM883128v2, whole genome shotgun sequence DNA window ATTGGAAGGTAAAATCATGCTTACTTCCTTCTATGGCACATGATAAGAAAGATGCCTATTTCGTGTAACGCGTGCTTTAAGATATCAATTCGTAAAAACTATATGCCCTAGGAACCATAAAACGTCATGTCTATCGGTATCGTCTGATCTTCATGACAATATCTCTATCTCTAGCTACGCCACGGCTATATATCCTACATACAAGACACTACATCTTGTCTTGTACCATTTGTAATATCTCTAGCACTACTAGAACATGGAGATACCAATGCGCactaaaacataaaatttcattCTATGTGCATTCCTCCAGATTTGACTTGTCTGGTTAGAACTAAGTTGAGGAAATTATAGGCATGCACTTCACGTCCTCTTCGCTTTTATTTTCATGTACGATGTGGTCCATCGAAATGCAACTCGCATCGCGTTTGTAAATTGCAATACCTATTTTTGTAGCAAGTTTTTCTGACAGAAATTCATATGTAAGAAAACATGCAATTTATTACATAGTAGTAAATTGTTATTCTTATCTATTTATCTGGTATCGTACGTAACAATAAACTTGATGCGCGACATGACATGCATGTCTGTTTAAgtcatttgaaaatattgcgTTGTTTACTCAGGTCCGCAACAACATTAAAATGGACAAAGATGCAAGACGTGCCTATGACACGAATGGCTTGTCTAGTAAATGATGATTTTGATATATGAAAGAGTTTGGACATGCACTTACTGATCAAAGCCCTAGAGGATGAGACTtgatatcatatatatatatatatatattcattgcCGTCCACTAATTGTCATAACTTTCTTCGCATGTAACACTGCATGTGCACTTGAAATATTGTTGAATAGTTCACAAAGTTAACGAGAGCCTATGATGTGATAGACATGATATCACGGGCAAGGTGCAAACAACATGCACGCCTACTTTCACATGGTAGCCATTGTGACAAAAATCAAACATCGAGTTTCAACACTCAGGTCTAGTAATTACTAATTATTTCAACATTGTTCTAAATAAAATATGCTGCATTCATTATCATTGCTTAGGTCACCGGAATGGTAACACGCCCAGAAAAAGTTAGACCAGCCCAAGATCCTGTCTATACCTTAAGTATTTGAATAATTGATGACATGTATATGGTTTTGCCTTGCTCTTATCTTAATGGTCTTTTTAGTCGTTATTGATGACATATACTTGCATATTATTCTTTCATTGATTTAAGCGAAGGTAGGAAGACCTCCTCCTGGCGCGGTTGCATCGGACTTACACTTGCATAGAACAAACCCATATGACAATTTATATGTATTTGGACACTTTTTTATGGTTTGATCTATGATAATTTGagaacatgtatgtatatgtgatgttcaagttgaagggtgtactATAAAAAACCAAAAGTTACAAAGCAGCCTTGGACCTTAGTGGCAGGCTGGGGAAGGGGAGGTAGTTTTCCGTTGTTGCATATCACCTATTGTTTGATCTACATATAATAACTTGAGAATTTTTATTTGGCACAGTCTTTCATTTGGACACATGACAGGTGATGTATGAGCATAAACACGCTATATGCATGTTTTTAAATGATGGGGTGTTATATGCAAATGGGTTATTAAAAAGTATGCAAATGTTGAAAGATGGCGTGTTGTATGCGAATGAAAATGTGACGAATTTTTATAGGCGAATGATTAATGTACGTAAGATTCTATAGGATTGATGATTAATGTACGTCATATCATCTATATCATGGCCAAGTAATGTCATTAGGCCTGCATGCATATATAACAGGTGATTTGGATGAGAATACAAGCGCATGTTATGATGAGTGATTATCCTTTTCATGCACCAATGACATGCTATGGGAATGGATACATTGCACTTGATATGGGAATCAAAATATAACTTGAAGTGGATGATGTCTTTTTATTTGACATGACAGGCTACCATGTGAATGgatgtatatatgtatgataGTTTCATGGCACGTTTTGTGATTCAGTATACGTGTAGAGGCTAAATGCGTGCAATTTAGGTGTAGATCCATGCATCAACTGTTTTGCCAATCCATGTAACATATGCTATATTCATGCGTCAATTTTGTACTGGTATATTTCTTATATATGGTTGTTGTGATCGTGTGTTAACTCGTATGCATAAATGTCCAAGGTTTTGAGATTTTGCCTACATGAGAGCTTTTATCCAACTTGTCCACAACGGAGATGGAGTAGCATTCACATGGGTGTGCACGCAAAAAATAtacaccaaagaaaaaaagaaagggggttggggtattttcaaattttgttagaAAGAGATGcacattttaaactttaaactttttCACAATctcattttattcttttaaaaagcTTCTTTGTTACTTAAACTGAGGTATTTTGACATTATACACCCCTGTGTTTTGACCATTACAGACCCCTGTGCACAATTTTTCATGCATCTAAGTGTGCATGTACATAACCAGTTTTGTCGACAACCAGCTGTAGGAATTAGCACTTTATCTTTGCACACGTCTCCTGCATCAGTCAAACACTAGACAAAAGAACATAATGTCCACGAGTACGTTGTGTTTTTGCTTTGTGGCAAGGTAGAGTAGTTTACTGAACAAAATATTATCGTTTTCTGCAATCAAACGCCGTGGAACCCTTTAATTAGAATTAACCATGTTCACGGGCATGGTTCTAGTTGCAACTCTAGTTCCACCAAAAGGGAATCTAAAACTTGCTAAAGAGGTCTGGTTTAACTCCCAGTCATTAGTTTTTACTTAATTCATGCTCTGGTCTAAGAAAGAAAACCAGTTAAAAGCCGCGACTCCTGACTCCTGCAATATAAAATGGAAGGACGATTTGGTCTCAGTATCACAGTGGAGAACGGAGCGGTAGTCTGGCAGGCAGGCAGCGGTTGTTGGTCTACGCGTTCTGCCTCTAGCATTTTGAGCTACCAGTCAAGGTAGGAGCATACATGTgccttcttctctctccctctctctctcgcttccaACGAAGAAAACGAGAGACCGCAGATGACCACGACTTTGCAAGATCAGACAGCAACTACCCTCGTATTATCTTGTTTACATTTTCAACCCCAACGCTTTGGCGTATGTTTGCTGCCGTCTTCCTACCCGTCAATCCAAGTCAACTCCTTCTTCCCAATCCCATCCATCCACCAAATATAAAGAACAActtcccctttcccttcctccttcgcatatctctctttctttctttcttgctcgctctctctctctttctctcccttcctctccctctctctctctctcccttcctctccctctctctctctctcttcctctctctctctcaagtatTTCGTGGGAAGTCCGCCATGAGAAAGCCTTGCTGTGAAAAACAGGAAACTAACAAGGGTGCATGGACAAAGCAGGAGGACCAGAAGTTAATCGACTATATCCAGAGGCACGGGGAGGGGTGCTGGCGATCCCTTCCACAGGCAGCAGGTGGTGAAAGCTTTCCATAGGAATTCATTCCCCACAGGCGCTTCTGCTATTTTTCTCAGATTCTTGTTGCTCATCTTTCCAGGGTTACTCAGGTGCGGGAAGAGTTGCAGGCTAAGATGGATCAACTATCTCAGGCCCGACCTCAAGAGAGGCAACTTCACagaggatgaagatgatctcATCATCAAGCTGCACGCTCTCTTGGGTAACAGGTGATCCCCCCATACAGACAGCCCCACATTCATGCAACgaaatgaaacatttaaatCCTTAGGTGAATAGCTTTTTCTGGATACGATGTCCAACCAAAATTCTCGCTGGTTCAGACtactttttatcctttttagaGGGAAAAGTTGtcctttctcttctcccttttCCATCCCGTACTTGTTCCAAATCCCCAccttaaaatggaaaaatggatcTCTCGTCTACCTTTTCCCTGCAAGTgggtgtctatatatatatatatatatatagatatatatatatatatatatgtataaaggCACACACATGGTCTTGTTTCAATTGGTTAGACTATCACAggatacaaattttttttattctaaaacgATACAAGAGTTCAGGTTCGTGTCGTAGTTTGCAGCAAGAGAtccatttctttatttgtttcttgttttgggcACACGTTCAAGCAGAATTAAAGAGAAATTTTCCTTAACTTGATGTTTTCACGGGTGAGGTTGGAACGGCGCTTGATCACACACGATCTCTGTAAGTCAGATCTTGAATAACCGCAAACAGCTTTATTtactttcttctcctccttggcgAATCATATTTCAAATTTGCGGCAACTTCCGGAACTAAAAGCAcaagggaaaatgaaaaggagagaaaataacCAGAGTCATAGGCATTATAATGCAAGCAGTCTCATAAGATGCCAATCCTTTGTTGCATTTGTCACGAATGATATGATGCTGTTacatcaagaaagaaaagaccttcaactttttcttgatttctcatGAAACTACTACCACATTAATTCTCTGCAAAAAAACCAATTTAAGTGTcattttttatatgcaaaaaagcGTAGGATGGATGACTCCGTTTCATTAGATCACAATGTATTGTCTAGGCCTACAAATATATCTACCAAGTCAATCCTGGCCGTCCGATATATTCAGATGGATGGATAAGATTATCACTGTAACTTCATATGACGTATGACGCGGTCCTTTTTGTCGGTAAAATCTCCTTTCAGAAAGAAGTCAAAATGGACGGTGAAGATAACGTCCGAGAAAGAAGTCCGTTGTTCTTTACTCTGACATTAACGTTTTCGGTGGCACAGGTGGTCGCTGATCGCCGGAAGGCTGCCGGGGCGCACGGACAATGAGGTGAAAAACTATTGGAACTCCCACCTCCGGCGGAAGCTGATCCGCATGGGCATCGACCCCAACAACCACCGGCTCACCCGCGGCCTCCCCATCCACCACCACCGCGACGTCGCCGCCGCATCTTGCGTGATCTCCAAGGCCACCAACCCTGGGAGCAAAGCTCCGGATGAGAAGCAGCAGGCCGTGCACTCGAGCGGTGGTAACGGCAACCAGACGTCGTCGTCTGACGCCGACAGTGGCCTCGACAACACGTCGCCGGCACTTCCGGACCTGAACCTGGAATTGACCATGACCACCCTTCCAAACTCCATTTCCCGTCCTCATGCCCACCAACCATCCTCACCAGTACCACCTGTAGCAGCACTTGAAATCCTCCATGTCTCCTCTTCGGCGCAGCCACTTGCGCACGTCCAACGCGATGTAGAAGCCAGCTGCTCAACTTTGGCTCTGTTTAGATAAACCATTTttattcataaatttttattcttatctCCTCACCTATATCTATTATTTTAACATGTTATGGGCAGCTATGTATACTAGGTTTATATCTATGCTCTCTCTGTCTTGTTTATGTCTCTCTTTATCTTggcgtatatatataaatatatatatatatatatatatatatatatatatatatatatatatatatatatatatatatatatatatatatatatatatcttggtaGTTGAGTAGTTGGGAGTGGGAGAAGGACTGGTTGGTCTGCATGGCAGAGGGCAGGAGAAGATTCACGTTCTGACTGGttgttttgaaatgtatagTTGGTATTTTGAGCCAACCTGCAAGCGGATAAGATATGGATATGAGGAAGAGGTCCCATTTAttactatttcttttctttttcttgttccaCAAGACCCCCTGGCCCAAGGATAAATATTTGAGAGAACAGGAGTTTGTGGTCTAACACCGAGGAAAACCTGTAACTCTGTCGCATCACCTGGAATATGGATGTACAGAAATTGCAGTAGGTATTCTACCAACGACGGCCGGTTCTTGCCTTCTTTCTGCCTTCCTCAATTTTAACTCTAACGCTTAAAAGTAggtggcttttcttttttccaagaCATTCCGGTTACTTAAGAGGTTAAAAAGTTAtggtatatatatttaaaacaaaaggtCGAGCACGGTCCCTCTCGTCATTCACTAATAATTTTgactttcttttcaaaattcattATCCCGTTCGAGTGGTTTTCAAAATTGATTGATATATTCCTTTAAAAGGAAACAGGTAGGCCCTTTAGGGAtatttgataataataataataatattaatcaCTATTTCCTGTGTCTATGTGTTCAAAAAATCAGAGAACATTCATAAATAATAATGTCTtgtaatgtttcatgaatctatttcaattttgtaaatttaccTTAAACTCTGaacaaataaattgaaaaataatatatatatatatatatatagcatttcttaaatttatttCAATAACACTACATTGGTGTTTCTTTTGTCAAACACCATCTTATGCCTGCAAGCCCCAAACATAAGCAGTGCATTGTCAATATACCGATCCCCAAGTTATCACTAGAGGAGccctttttttcacttttgttaATGGTCATTTCTCATTTTGGGTAAGGACAATTTTACCCATCTTTAGGAAATAATTTTTTCACTTTGTCAATTTTGTCATAATTATAAGAGGcgttgctttttctttttccattttctagtTATGGGGCATTTCCATCTTTCTGCCCCTTGTTATCTACATTAAATCTCTTTTGAAATATCATATAATCAGGTCCCGCAGGGCTAAGCACATAAGATGATCTTCCTTAGGTTGGGTTCATTGTCTAGATGCGAACCGGTTATGGGCACACGCATATGctcaaaaaattgtgcataagAATATGACATGACCAAAATGTctctatttaataaaaaagaaactttttagaGGGACAAAGAAGAGATtatgaaaagattaaaaatccaaaatgtACGTTTATTTATAAAGAATTTAAGAATTATCCCAACCCcacttcttctttcttttggtgTATATTTGTACGTGCACCAGTGTACAAGTCGATCTCGTTTaaatgcataaacaaataagacttaaaaaatgaaaaaaagttatgaTAAAAATCTGAAGGGTTATCAGTTATTCATCTGTCCTCAACGTTTAAAATAACCTGACTCGAGCATGGATTTGTACGTTTTGAATATAATCAGGACAATTACAATACAATTTAAAATACAATTGCTTGACTTATTGTGTACTTATAATAAACGTGCCAACGTATGTCGTTGTATTTGGGAAAGATGGTTTGGTTTGGAGATTTTTATATGGACCATGGTGTGCTGCACATGAAATGCTGTCCCCCCGACATATACGGGAGCCTACGTAAGAATCTCCCCCGTTGTATGTCCTTACTGAGGTTGGAACTCGCaagggaaaataaagaaaaaacaaatgaaacgTTGTCCATTTGTAGGTGTATTATTTGTACATGCACTAGAAACTACTGGtgctttttttaagtttaattttATAGTTGCTTTAAGAGACA harbors:
- the LOC116257008 gene encoding transcription repressor MYB6-like, which gives rise to MRKPCCEKQETNKGAWTKQEDQKLIDYIQRHGEGCWRSLPQAAGLLRCGKSCRLRWINYLRPDLKRGNFTEDEDDLIIKLHALLGNRWSLIAGRLPGRTDNEVKNYWNSHLRRKLIRMGIDPNNHRLTRGLPIHHHRDVAAASCVISKATNPGSKAPDEKQQAVHSSGGNGNQTSSSDADSGLDNTSPALPDLNLELTMTTLPNSISRPHAHQPSSPVPPVAALEILHVSSSAQPLAHVQRDVEASCSTLALFR